A genomic stretch from Kwoniella europaea PYCC6329 chromosome 2, complete sequence includes:
- a CDS encoding signal peptidase I yields MASPYLRFRNVFSRYRPPPLLPTTIRTIQILATLHLVSTTLVELRICTGFSMLPTLSQHGDCVLVSPLPYWSPFSEKHTRSNRPKRGDVVVATSPMDPSQTVCKRVLGVEGDLIEIEPRRGNQRKWIDNAGVGFMVDIPQDIIELEGHDKDRHISHEELGLMSKPKRNGEGQWVKVPKGHVWLVGDNLSNSTDSRKYGPVPIAMIKGKVLARVYPNPAWIENNLRHTDD; encoded by the exons ATGGCTAGTCCCTATTTGCGATTTCGCAATGTCTTCTCACGGTATcgtccaccacctctacTACCCACCACCATCCGAACCATTCAGATCTTAGCGACCTTACATCTAGTCTCAACGACCTTAGTCGAACTGAGGATATGTACCGGATTCTCAATGTTACCTACACTATCGCAACACGGTGATTGCGTACTGGTGTCACCTCTACCTTACTGGTCACCATTCAGCGAGAAGCACACGCGTTCCAACAGACCTAAGAGGGGTGATGTCGTGGTAGCTACTTCACCTATGGATCCGAGTCAGACCGTATGTAAGAGGGTATTAggtgttgaaggtgatttgatagaAATAGAACCTAGAAGGGGTAATCAGAGGAAATGGATCGATAATGCCGGTGTAGGGTTCATGGTTGATATACCTCAAGATATAATAGAATTGGAAGGACACGATAAAGATAGACATATCTCACATGAGGAGTTGGGATTGATGAGTAAACCGAAAAGAAATGGTGAAGGTCAGTGGGTCAAAGTTCCAAAAGGACATGTATGGCTTGTAGGCGATAACCTGAGCAATTCGACGGATTCGAGGAAATATGGACCTGTACCGATAGCgatgatcaaagggaaagtaCTAGCtaga GTATACCCTAATCCAGCTTGGATAGAGAACAATCTCAGACATACAGATGATTAG